One region of Chthonomonadales bacterium genomic DNA includes:
- a CDS encoding peroxiredoxin, translating into MRALAPCLLAAAALCAVALAAPDQQAAPEPAPLTVGVAAPDFTLKDQDGKAHRLGKLRGKRVVLAFYPADMTPGCTLEARSFRDTMAEFRKRRVPVFGVSVQDVASKKAFCDKEGLNYTLLADVGGKVAEQYGVKLPNGLARRITFVVDPKGRIAAVVEKVDVREHGRQVLDVLDKPVVPARAGS; encoded by the coding sequence ATGCGAGCATTAGCACCATGCCTGCTGGCCGCCGCGGCGCTCTGCGCCGTCGCGCTGGCCGCACCGGACCAGCAGGCCGCGCCCGAGCCGGCGCCGCTTACGGTTGGCGTAGCCGCGCCCGACTTCACGCTGAAGGACCAGGACGGCAAGGCGCACCGTCTTGGCAAGCTACGGGGCAAGCGGGTGGTCCTGGCCTTCTATCCGGCCGACATGACGCCAGGTTGCACGTTGGAGGCGCGCTCGTTTCGCGACACGATGGCCGAGTTCCGCAAGCGCAGGGTGCCCGTGTTCGGCGTGAGCGTGCAGGACGTGGCCTCGAAGAAGGCGTTCTGCGACAAGGAGGGGCTCAACTACACGCTGCTAGCCGACGTGGGGGGCAAGGTCGCGGAGCAGTACGGCGTGAAGTTGCCCAACGGATTGGCGCGCCGGATCACCTTCGTCGTGGACCCGAAGGGGCGCATCGCCGCGGTGGTCGAGAAGGTGGATGTGCGAGAGCACGGCCGGCAGGTGCTTGATGTGCTGGACAAGCCCGTCGTTCCCGCCCGAGCCGGCTCGTAG